From the genome of Pseudomonas helvetica:
TCAAACCACATAACCCAGCACCTCCACCTGTTGTGCCCAGTGACTGGCGCGCTGGTGCAACTCTTCGGCGCCCAAGGACGAACCGGTTACCGCCAATAACAATTGCCCTAGGGCGTGCCCCTGAATCCGTTCGACGCCGCCTTGCAGCAAGCGCACGCGACCGCCGAGCGCACTGAACAACGCCGCCAGATCAGGCTCATCAGTGCTGTTGCCGGTGAACTGCAAGCGCAGCACTACCGCCGATTCCGACGATTGCGCTTGCGCCTGCAAGCGGCTTTGCAGTTCTTCCGGCAAGCCATGTTGCAGAGGCGCCAGCAGGGTTTTGCTGACCTCGTGCTGCGGGTTGCCAAACACTTCCCAGACCGGTCCTTGCTCGACAATCCGCCCGTGTTCGAGCACCACCACCCGATCACAAATGTCGCGGATTACCGCCATTTCGTGGGTGATCAGAATGATCGTCAGCCCGAGACGCTGATTGATCTCGCGCAACAGGCCGAGGATCGATTGCGTGGTTTCCGGGTCGAGGGCCGAGGTGGCCTCATCGCAAAGCAGAATCTCCGGGTCGTGCACCAGCGCCCGGGCGATGCCGACACGCTGTTTTTGCCCACCCGAGAGCTGCGCCGGATAGGCCTGGTGTTTGCATTGCAGACCGACCAGTTCCAGCAGTTCACGGACCTTCTGTTCACGCTCGGCTTTCGGCACGCCGGCGACCTTGAGCGGCAGCTCGACGTTCTGCCACACGGTTTTCGCCGACATCAGGTTGAAGTGCTGGAAGATCATGCCGATCCGCCGCCGCAGCGCCACCAGACGGTCTTCATCGAACTCGCCGATGTCCACCTGATCGATCAGCACCCGACCGGTGCTCGGTTGTTCGAGGCGGTTGATGGTGCGGATCAGCGAGGACTTGCCGGCACCGCTGCGGCCGATGATGCCGAACACTTCACCGCGCTGGATCGCCAGGTCAATGCCGTGCAGCGCAGCGACCGGGCCTTGTTGGCCGTTGTAGGTTTTGCCCACGCTGATAAAGCGCACATGGGCACGGTTGAACTCAGGGTGCAGCTCGGTCTGTTCTGCACTGCTGGACGGCGGGATTTGCAGTCTAAGTTGGGCATTGGCGGCATTCATGGTCAGCCTTCCCAGCCAGCTTGGTAGAGCTTGCCGTGGGCTTTATCCAGCGCGGCGCGAACCACCGGCGAATGCTGGTAGATGTCGACGAACTTGATCAGGCGCGGGTCGGTTTTGCTTTTTGGCTGGATCACGAACTGGATCACGTATTCCTTGTGATCGAGGCCGTCGAACAGCAGCGCCGAGCCGGCATCGAAGGTCTTGGCCAGACGAATGTAGGCCGGGTAGCCCTGCACCAGATCGGCGTCGTCATACGCGCGCACCAGTTGCACGGCTTCAACCTGAAGGATTTTCAGCTTTTTCGGATTGGCGACGATGTCGTCTTCGGTCGCCTTGTAGCCCACACCCGGTTTGAGGCTGATCAACCCGGCCTTGGCCAGCAGTTGCAAGCCGCGACCGCTGTTGATCGGGTCGTTGGCGATGGCCACGCTAGCGCCCTCGGGAAGCTCGTCGAAGCTTTTGTATTTCTTCGAGTACAGGCCGACGTTGTTGATGATGCCCGGCGCAAACGGCACCAGATCAAACCCGGCAGCGGCCTTGGCGTTTTCCAGAAACGGAATGTGCTGGAAGTAGTTCACATCGATGTCGCCCGAGGCCAGGCTGACGTTCGGTGCAATCCAGTCGCTGAACTCCACCAGCTCGACCTTCAGGCCTTGTTTACCGGCCTCTTCGACCGCTGCTTCCAATGGGATGGCGAAGGCTGCGGTGGTGCCGATTTTCAGCGGTGTGTCGGTGGCGAAAGTCATGGAGCTGAAGAGGCCGAGGGCCAGGGCCAGTGCTTTGACTGGGAGGGTGAACAAGTTGTTTTTCATGGTGGGTTTCCAGTCAATTATTGAATGTGTGACTCATATTTGTGGCGAGGGAGCTTGCTCCCGCTGGGCCGCGCAGCGGTCCCAAAACCATTCAATGAGGCGTGCCTGTTAAAACTCGGCAGGAGGTTGCGCGACTGCTGCGCAGTCGAGCGGGAGCAAGCTCCCTCGCCACAACGGTTAGTGTCGGTAGGTGGATCCTGTGTGTTGCTCGGGCAAATGCGCCTCTGCGTGAAACAGCTTTTCGCGCAAGGTGCCTTCGTCATAAGCGGTCTTGTACGACCCGCGGCGTTGCAACTCGGGAATCACCAGGTCGATGAAATCGACGTAGCTTTCCGGGGTGACGATGCGGGTCAGGTTGAAGCCGTCCAGACCGGTTTCCGCGATCCAGGATTCCAGCTCATCGGCGACCTGTTCAGGCGAGCCGACCACGGTGATGTAGCGGCCGCCCAAGGCGTGTTGCTCCAGCAACTTGCGTCGGGTCCAGTCGTTGTTTTGCAGGTTTTTGGTGGCGGACTGGATGGCGTTGCTTTTCACGTACTGGATCGGTTCATCGAGTTCGTATTCGGAAAAGTCGATCCCGGTGGACGCCGAGAAATGCGCCACCCCGGCTTCGGCGCTGGCGTAGCTCAGGTATTCAGCGTGCTTGGCCCAGGCCAGCTCCTCGGTTGCACCGACGATTACGTTCAGCCCCATGAAGACCTTGATGTCCTCGGGGTTGCGCCCGGCAGCGGTGGCGCTGGCGCGGACCTTGTCCACCTGAACCTTGGTCGTGGCCTTGTTCTGGCCGCTGATGAACACGCACTCGGCGTGTTGCCCGGCGAACACCAGGCCGCGATCCGAACTGCCGGCCTGAAACAGCACCGGCGTGCGCTGCGGCGAGGGTTCGCAGAGGTGATAACCCTCGACCTGATAGAACTCGCCGTGGTGCTCGACCTTGTGCACTTTGCTCGGTTGGGCGTAGACCCGCTGCTCGCGGTCGTTGATCACCGCATCGCTTTCCCAACTGCCTTCCCAGAGTTTATACAGCACCTCAAGGTACTCATCGGCCTGGTCGTAACGTCGGTCATGTTCGATCTGTTCGTTCAGGCCCATGGCCTTGGCGGCGCTGTCGAGATAGCCGGTGACGATGTTCCAGCCGACCCGGCCACGGCTCAGGTGATCGAGGGTCGACAGGCGCCGGGCGAACAGGTACGGCGGCTCATACGTCAGGTTGGCGGTCAGGCCAAAGCCGAGGTTCCTGGTCACCGCGGCCATGGCCGACACCAGCAGCAGCGGGTCGTTGACCGGCAACTGGATCGACTCCTTGAGCGGCACATCGACCGAGTGCTGATAGACGTCATACACCCCGACGATGTCGGCGATGAACAGCCCGTCGAACAAGCCCCGCTCCAGCAACTGCGCGAGTTCGGTCCAGTACTCGACCGTCTTGTACTGGGTCGAGTTGTCCCGTGGATGAGTCCACAGGCCGTGGTTGATGTGCCCGATGCAGTTCATGTTGAAGGCATTGAGCAGGATCTTTTTTTTCTTTGTCAGAGGCGAGGGCATCAAATAGTCCCTCGCAGTGGCGGGTTTTCATCGTTGAGGTAGTAGTTGCCAATTGCGTGGTACTTCCAGCGCACCGGGTCGTGCAGGGTGTGCACGCGGGCGTTGCGCCAGTGACGATCCAACCCGTGCTCGGCGAGGGTGGCCTGGCTGCCGGACAGTTCGAACAGCGTGCTGCCGGCCGCCAGGGAGATTTCCGTGCTGATGGCGCGCGCTTCGGCCACGGCAATCGAGGCCGCCGCGATCGTTTCGGCGTTGGTGTCGGCCTGGGCGCGGTCGAGGAATTCTCCTGCACGCTCCAGCAGTGCTTCCGTCGCGTGCAGGCGAATGCTCAGGTGGCCAAAGCTTTTGATCGTCAGCGGGTCTTCGGTGGCGTTGTCATTGCCGGAGTCGATCCACGGGCGGGTTTTGCTTCGCACGAAATGCAGCGCGTCTTCATAGGCTGCGCGAGCAATGCCGGTGTCGATGGCCGCATGAAGAATCTGCGCCAGCGGGCCGACCGGGGTCGGACGTTCGAAGGCGCTTTGAAACGGGATCACGTCGTCTGCCGAGACGTAGACGTCTTCGAACACCACCGAGCCGCTGCCGGTGGTGCGCTGGCCGAAGCCGCTCCAGTCATCGATGACCGTCAGGCCCTGGCTGTCACGCGGGACGAAGGCCAGTTGCTGGACGCCGTTTTCATCGACCACCGTGGTCGGAATCCGTTGTGCGTAGATCGCCCCGGTGGAGTAGAACTTGCGGCCGTTGATGCGAAAACCGTTGCCATCGGGAGTCAGGCTGGTGACCCGGTGGAGAGCGGTTTTGGTCCCGAGTTCGGCCAGTGCATTGCCGAAGCGCTGACCGGCGAGGACTTCGGCGTACAGGCGTTTTTTCTGCTCGGATGTACCGTTTACGCGCAGCACTTCGAGGGCATAAAAGTGGTTCTGCGGGATCTGCCCCAGCGAACCGTCGGCCTGGGCGATCAGTGCGATGACTTTGGCCAGGGTGACGTTGGAAACCCCCGCACCGCCGTATTCCCTGGGCACGCTGATGCCCCACAGGCCGGAGCGCGAAAAGACTTCCAGTTCGGGGTAGGGCAGGCGTCGCTCACGGTCGCGCAGGGCGCTGTCGCGTTTGAAGTCTTCGGCCAGATCGCTGGCGACGACAAGGGCTTGCTCATCGCTGGTGATGACCGCGACGGGGTGAGAAAGAGTCATGTGTTTCTCCAGAGATCTGGTCAAAAGTGTTCTGGTCGTTCAGATCCAGGAATGCCGTGCGGGTAAAGTGCCGTTCAGGTGATAAGTGCCCACGGCGTGGTACTTCCAGCGCACCGGATCGTGCAGGGTGTGCACGCGGGCGTTGCGCCAGTGGCGATCGAGGTTGAACTCGGCGAGGGTGGCGCGGCTGCCGGCCAGCTCGAAGAGCTTTTCGCTGGCCAGCAGCGAGATTTCGGTGGTCAGCACCTTGGCCTCGGCGACGGCAATCGAGGCACGGGCTGCGGACTCGGCGGTGACCGGCGCGGCGCTGACTTGATCGAGCACGTTCCCGGCTTTGCGCAGTAGCGCTTCGGCAGCGTGCAGTTCGATTTTCAGTTTGCCGATGTCGGCAATCACGTAGAGGTCATCGCTGGCGCGTTCGACGTTGGCGTCGATCCACGGCCGTGCGCGTTCGCGAACGAAGCTGATGGCGTCATCGATGGCGCCGCGGGCAATGCCGGCGTCGATGGCGGCTTGAATCAGCTGTGACACGGCGCCCTGGATGTTCGGGCTGTCGTTGATCCGCCAGTTTTCCACCACCAGATCAGCATCGACCCGCACATTGTTCAGCAGCACGGTGCCACTGGCCGTGGTGCGCTGGCCGAAGCCCGACCAGTCGTCGACGATGCGCAGCCCCGGAGTGCCGCGACGGACGAAAGCGATGACTTGCTTGCCGTCGTCGTTGAGTGCCTTGACTGCGACCCAGTGCGCGAACAGCGCGCCCGTGGAGTAAAACTTCTGACCATTGATGACGTAGCCATCACCGTCGGCGGTGATGCGGGCCTTGAGCTCCAGGGTGTTTTTGGTGCCGCGTTCCGGGCCCGCGTTGCCGATTCGCCAACCGTCGAGCACGCTCTGGAACAGCTGCTTTTTCTGTCGTTCGTTGGCGGTGTGCTGGAGCAGGTTGAGAATCCCGAAGTGGTTCTGCGGGATTTGCCCGAGTGCCGGGTCGGCCGCGGAAATGATCGCGAAGACTTCAGCGATGGTGACGAATGAAACCTCGGGGCCGCCGAACGCTTTGCCGATGGCAATACTGCCCAGGCCACTGCGGGTGAACTGTTCGATTTCCGCCCAGGGCAACTTGCGCTGTTGATCGCGTCGCGCGGCTTGCAAGCGGGCGACCTGAGCAAGTTCACGGGCTGCTTCGAGGGCTTGTGCGTCGTTGCGCAAAACCTGCGCGGGCAACAACAGCGGGGGAATGTCCAGATCACTCTGAACGTTTGCATCTGCCAGATTAGACATCAGCGCCGCTCCTTGGCTGCACGCAATGCCCTGGCGATTTGCACCGGGGTGATTATGTTCCTGACCATACCTACCTCACATCTCATGGATAAGCCGCAGCGTGCGGCGAAATCAAAATCAAGAATGTCCGGTGGTCCGGTTCATATACCCTAATAGCGTATTAAAAATTAATGAACTAACTTTTAGGAATATGCATAGAAGGGTGTCATCAGCCCTGTGGTTGTTCGCATGGGCGGATGTAACGCAACCCTGTAGCAGCAGGCTGCGCCAGCTGCTACAGGGATCTCATCGGTCGCAGGGGGCAGGGGCCTTCAGCACTTCCTGGCCGGTACTTTCAGGTAGGTATTGGCGCAGCCGACTTTCAAGGTGCGTGCCGGCGCCCAGCGCGAGTTGTTACCGACGCGATCGAGGATGCAGTAGGTGACTTCCAGCCGGTTATCTTCACCGGCTTCAAGAATCACTGAGGGCGGCACCCAGACGTTGATCGGGTGGCCGACTTCGCCGGGTTTGATCTTGGGCAGGTCCATGCGCACATCGCCCCAGCGCAGGGTGATTTCATCATCAGCCGCCATGTTCAGATAAGGTTCGATGATCAGTGGCACGCCACGTTTGATCTGGTTCGGATTGACCCCGTGACGGCGAATCATCTCGGGAATACCCAATGGCTCCAGGTGCTGGTTTTCATCTGCGCACAGGGTGTGTGGCTGACCACCCGGGCAGTCGAGTTTGACCTGGACCTGTTTCACCGCGGACAGCGCCGGGCCTTGCCCGACTTGCATGAGCCGGTAGTGGATACGCGAGCTGCCGTTGCGGATAAAACTCTCGGGAATCCGCAGGTTGAGTGGCTGACCGACTTCTGCGCGGTTGAGCACCTTTGAGGCCACATAGCAGTTATCCCAGAACAGTTCGATCAGATCACCTTCGTCCATACCGGCATAAGGTGGTATTTCGATCAGCAGGTAAGCCGCGGAAGTGATGTTGATGGCAGAGCCGGGCGACTGCGTCAGGCCGGGAGCCGCCAGTTCAACTTTGTTCGACATACAAGTCATGTGTGTTCTCCTTGAAACATCGCAGCGAAGTCCATTTCGGAAGTGTCGAAGGCGTTAGGGTAGTAGGCGATTAACTATATTCAAGTACTGTGAAATGCCTGTTAGCGCCTAGATAAGGGAGTGGTCGACGGGGTGTCAATAGACGCAAGTTGAGAACGTGGGAATGCCAGGCTATTCAGATATTTCCTACCTCTAATTAGCGATCGATGGACATGCTGTTCGGCTTTTTCCTGGGTGCGCTCGATTTGTGAGCCAGTGTTTCCAGTGTTTTTCGGCATTGAATCAGTCTGAGTGTGTTGGAGGTTACGTGGCGGGAGGATGTTGCAGGAGGTATCTATATACCGCTTTCGACTGGGGTGATTAATTAATTACGGAAATCGGCGGGAGGCGGGTGAGACGAGTCAAGTGGTGTGATAAATGTCACTTCCTTCCGTGGAAGTTGACAGTGCTTACTCTATTTTTGATGGTGATTGTTAACTTCGGGAGTTGAGGAACTTGTTGAGGAATTGTCGGGTTCGTTCTTCTTTTGGATTGGCAAACAATGCCTTTGCTTCACCTTGTTCGACAATGACGCCCTTGTCGAAAAACACCACCCGGTTCGCCACATCACGAGCAAAACTCATTTCGTGGGTAACGATGACCATCGTGCGTTTTTCTTCGGCCAGACTGCGAATGGCCGCCAGCACTTCGCCGACCAGTTCCGGATCGAGCGCCGAGGTTGGTTCGTCGAAGAGAATCACTTCCGGCTCCATGGCCAGCGCCCGGGCGATTGCCACGCGCTGTTGCTGCCCACCGGACAGCCTGCGCGGATAGGCGTCTTCCTTGCCTGCCAGGCCGACCTTGGCCAGCAGTTTTCGACCCAGCGCCAATGCTTGGTCCTTTGGCATTTTCTTCACCACCAAAGGGCCTTCGATGACGTTTTCCAGGGCCGTGCGATGAGGGAACAGATTGAAGTTCTGAAACACGAAACCGACATGCTGGCGCAACCGGCGCACCAGGCTCTGCTGCTGGTTCAGCGGGCGGCTGCCATCGATCTCGATGTCGCCGACCTTGATCCGGCCGCTGGTGGGTTCTTCAAGAAAGTTCAGGCAACGCAGGAAGGTGGTCTTGCCCGAGCCGCTAGGGCCGATGATTGCCACCACCTCGCCTTCTTCAACCTTCAGATCGATGCCATTGAGCACCACTTGACCCTTGAACTGCTTTGTCAGTTTTTCCACGACAATCATGGGGTCAGGACTCCTGGTCGTGCCGATTGACCCGCTCTTCCAACTGGTTTTGCAGGTGCGAGAGCACCGTTGCAAGCACCCAGTAGATCAGTGCGGCGGCAAGATACATGGTAAAAATTTCGAAGGTACGGGCGGTGATCAGCTGTGCCTGACGGAACAGTTCCGGCACCTGAATGGTCGCCGCCAGCGCGGTGTCCTTGACCAGCGAAATGAAGCTGTTGCCCAGTGGCGGCAACGCCGTTCGCGCAGCTTGCGGCAGGATGGCCCGGCGCAGGGTTTGCGCGCGGGTCATGCCGATACTGGCAGCGGCTTCCCACTGGCCGCGTTCGATGGAACTGATCGCGGCACGGAGGATTTCGCAGGCGTAGGCAGCCATGTTCAGCGAGAAGCCGATCAAGGCCGCTGGCAGCGGATCAAGTTCGATACCCAATTGCGGCAAGCCGTAATAGATCACGAACAGTTGCACCAGCAACGGCGTGCCGCGAAAGAACGACACATAGATGCGGGCGATCCAGCTCACCAGCTTGAAGCGCGACAAGCGCATCAAGGCCAGGCTAAACCCCAGCAACAGACCAAAGAACATCCCGCCCAGGCTGAGGATGACCGTGAAATACGCGCCCTTGAGCAAAAAGGGCGCGGAGTCCAGTGCGAGTTGGAAAGCTTCTTCCATTATTGGGTGACGTCAGCGCTGAAGTATTTTTCCGAAAGCTTTTTCAGCGTACCGTCGGCACGCAGCTTGTCGATGGCCTTGTTCACCGCAGCCAGCAGCTCAGGCTCGCCTTTGCGCAGGGCAATGCCGGCTTCCTGACGGGAGAACGCTTCGCCAGCGGCGGTGGTGTCCTTGGCCTTCTTGGCGTATTCCAGCGCGGCGAGGCGGTCGATCAGAATGACGTCGGTGCGGCCAACGCGCAGGTCCTGGAACTTGGTCGGATCATCTTCGTAGGTGCGGACTTCAGCACCCGGCACATTGGCCTTTACCCACTGCTCATAGTTGGTGCCCAGGCCTACGCCGACTTTCTTGCCGGTCAGGTCGGCGGCGGTCTTGATGTTCAGCTCCGCAACCTTCTTCGTCAGCACCAGCGCCTGAATCCCGGAAACGGTGTAAGGCTCGGAGAAGTCATACTTCTTCTTGCGCTCTTCGGAGATGGTCACCTGGTTGATCACTGCGTCCAGGCGCTTGGACTCCAGCGCCGCGAGGATGCCGTCCCATTTGGTCGGTTGCAGTTTGACCTTCACGCCCAGCTCTTTGGCCAGGGCTTCGGAGAACTCCACTTCGAAGCCGGCCAGTTTGCCGTTGGCATCGACGAAACTGAACGGTGGATAAGTGCCTTCCAGGCCGACGTTGATCACGCCAGCTTCCTTGATTTTTTGCAGCTGCTCACCGGCCACTGCTTGCCCCAACAGGCCAGCACCGAGTACCAGGCCCAGCGAGCCCACCAGCAGATTTCGACGAAATGCGGAAAAATTCATGACAAGCCCCTGTGTTTTTTTATGAAGACGTTTTTTGGAGAAGCAGGCAAAACCGAGAATTGAACGGCTGCAACATCGTGCCCTAAAAGCAGCGTATGCGTCTCGCGGCAATTGCGCCTGCGGCGCGACTATATGACGAGGCTTTTAGATGTGAAAATAATATAAATTCAGCTTGTTATTCTTTATTGGAATATAAATGCTTCGTGTAATTCCTATGGTGAGGGAGCTTGCTCCCTCACCACAGAAGATCTTTTTCCGGCTGGCTCAAAACGCCGAGCTATAGGCAAACAACGCCGGCGCACCTCCGGTGTGCAGGAAGATGATCGGGCCGTCATTGAAGCGCTGCCGGCCGATACCGTCGAGCAAGCCGGCCATGGCCTTGCCGGTGTAGACCGGGTCGAGCAACAGCCCTTCCTGGCTGGCCAGCAACTTGACGGCAGCGAGGGTTCCAGCGTTCGGCTCGCCGTAACGCGGAGCGAAATACTCGTCCCACAATTGCACCTTGAAACTCGCCGGCAGGTTCACGCCCAGCAGTTCGGCAGTGCGCTCGGCCAGGCCCTGGACTTTCGGTCGCTGGTCTTCGTCGCTGCGCGAAACGGTGACGCCGATCACCGGCAAGTCCGGCAGTACTTCGCTCAGCGCCAACGCCAGACCGCTGTGAGTCCCGGCGCTGCCCGAAGCCAGCACCACGGCGGCGAACTCCAGGCCGCTGTCCTCGATTTGCCCGGCCAGCTCCAGTCCGGCTCGTACATAGCCCAGCGCGCCCAAGGCGTTGGAGCCGCCAATCGGCACCAGATAAGGTTTTTTGCCGTTACTGCGCAGACGCTCGGCCAGGGCTTGTAACTGTTGGTCGGCGTTATCGAGGTTCTCTACCAGCTCGACCTTGGCATCGAACAAGTCCAGCAGCAGGCGATTGCCGTTGCCCAGGTAATTACTGTCATCAGTGCCGATCGGATTCTCCAGCAAGGCGACGCAGCCCAGGCCCAGTTTGGCGGCAAGCGCTGCCGTCTGACGCACATGGTTGGACTGGATGGCGCCAGCGGTGATCAGCGTATCGGCACCTTGCGCGAGCGCGTCGGCGGCGAGGTATTCGAGTTTGCGCAGCTTGTTGCCGCCCATGGCCAACGGTGTCAGGTCGTCACGTTTGACGTAGACATCACGCCCTAGCCAGGTCGACAAGCGTTCGAGTTTTTCCAGCGCGGTAGCATTGGCAAGAAGGTCCAGACGATTAAAACGAGCCAGCTGTTGTTTGATCATGGGGCCGCACGGGTTGTGGGAGATGACTGGACTATAGGCAGGCCGATTTGCTCGGGCAACCGACAATGTCGCTTATGCCAAAAAGTGTTTAATACAGCACTATTCGTTCTTAATTCCGCTTTGAGCGCATACCGTAAAGTGAACTCCGTTCAGGCGGCCTTACTGTCCGGCCGCCGCACGTGAGGAGTTTTACCGTGAGCCAGCGTTCCAGCCATTGGCAATTACAGACCATCGTCAGCCAACTGCGCACTGCCCGCGACCAGTGGCGTGCGCAGAACGGTCGTATCAGCGGCGAGCAGGGCGGGCGTGAGCTGCCATCGCGTGCGGCGATGGCGGAGATTCTCGAAGCATTGTGCGGTGCGCTGTTCCCGATGCGCCTGGGCCCGGTGGATCTGCGTGAAGAGAGCGAAGACTTTTACGTCGGGCATACGCTGGATGTGGCGCTGAACGCGCTGCTGGCTCAGGCGCGGTTGGAGCTGCGCTATGTCGCGCGACAAAGCGCCCGGGTCGATACCGAAGTCGAGGCGCGGGCGATCAGCCTGATCCAGGATTTCGCCCTGGCCTTGCCAGGTCTGCGCAGCCTGTTGGATTCCGATGTACTGGCGGCGTATCACGGTGACCCGGCAGCACGCAGTGTCGATGAAGTGCTGCTGTGCTATCCGGGGATTCTGGCGGTGATTCACCATCGTCTGGCCCACCATTTGTACCGCGCCGGGCTGCCATTGCTGGCGCGGATCAGCGCGGAAATCGCGCACTCGGCCACCGGCATCGACATTCACCCGGGCGCGCAGATCGGCCGTAGCTTCTTCATCGACCACGGCACGGGCGTGGTGATCGGCGAAACCGCGATCATCGGCGAGCGGGTACGCATTTACCAGGCCGTGACCCTCGGCGCCAAACGCTTCCCGGCTGATGAAGACGGCCAGTTGCAGAAGGGCCATCCGCGCCATCCGATCGTTGAAGACGACGTGGTGATCTATGCCGGCGCGACCATCCTCGGACGGATCACCATCGGCAAGGGCTCGACCATCGGCGGTAACGTCTGGCTGACTCGCAGCGTACCGGCCGGATGCAATTTGACCCAGGCGAACTTGCAGCATGATGACGGGACGCAGAAGTAAGCCCTGAGGCTGATGATAGTTCCAGCCATTCCCTCCTTGAGCTGGCGTGAAGGCACTCATTTTTGTGGCGAGGGAGCTTGCTCCCGTCGGCCGGTCCGCGTTCGGGCGAAGCAGTCGTCAGCTTCTATGTTTTTAGGGCCGCTGCGCGTCCCAGCGGGAGCAAGCTCCCTCGCCACAGACGTACCGCCGAACCTCGCGATTAGTCCTCACAGCCTATCCATGTTTAACTTGAACGTTCATTCAAGTTAAACCGGTGGTTCGCTGCCCGCTCACAACAGGAGGCTAGCCTTTGCTGAGTCCGTTATTGACAGCCACGTTTTACCCCCTCGAGGTGCACGCTTCATGAGTGCATCGTTCACCCCTCCAAGCGGCCAGATCCGCATGAATCCGCCGGTGTTCTACTTCGCGGCGACCTTCATTTTACTGTTCGGCCTAGTGGTCATCGCCTTCCCGCAAGAGTCCGGCGCCTGGTTGCTGGCGGCGCAAAACTGGGCGGCCAACACGGTCGGCTGGTACTACATGCTGGCGATGACCCTGTATCTGGTCTTCGTGGTGGTCACCGCCTTGTCCGGCTACGGCAAGATCAAGCTCGGTGCCGACCACGACGAGCCCGAATTCAGTTACCTGTCCTGGGCCGGCATGTTGTTCGCCGCCGGGATCAGCATCACGCTGTTTTTCTTCTGCGTCTCTGAACCGCTGACGCACATGCTGCAACCGCCGCAGGGCGAGGCCGGCACGGCCGATGCGGCACGCCAGGCGATGCAGGTGCTGTTTCTGCATTGGGGCCTCCACGGCTGGGGCGTGTTCGCGTTTGTCGGCATGGCGCTGGCCTATTTCGCCTATCGGCATAACCTGCCGCTGGCCCTGCGCTCGGCGCTTTATCCGCTGATCGGCAAACGCATCAACGGCCCGATCGGTTACGCGGTGGATGGCTTCGGCATCATCGCCACGGTGTTCGGTCTGGGCGCTGACATGGGTTTCGGCGTGTTGCACCTCAACTCCGGCCTCGACTACTTGTTCGGCATTGCCCACACCCAGTGGATTCAGGTCGGCCTGATCACGCTGATGATGGGCGCGGCGATCATCGTTGCCGTCGCCGGCGTCGATAAAGGCGTGCGGGTGATGTCCGACATCAACATGCTGCTGGCCTGTGCGCTGTTGCTGTTCGTGTTGTTCGCCGGCCCTACCCAGCACCTGCTCAATACTCTGATCCAGAACCTCGGCGATTACCTCGGCGCCTTGCCGATGAAGAGTTTCGACCTTTATGCCTATGACAAACCCAGCGACTGGCTGGGCGGCTGGACGGTGTTCTACTGGGCCTGGTGGATCGCGTGGTCGCCGTTCGTGGGCCTGTTCATCGCACGTATTTCCCGTGGCCGGACCATCCGTGAATTCGTCTTCGGTGTGCTGTTGATTCCGCTCGGCTTCACCCTGGCGTGGATGTCGATCTTCGGTAACAGCGCCATCGACCAGGTACTCAACCACGGCATGAGTGCCCTTGGCCTGTCGGCCATCGAGAACCCGTCGATGACCCTCTACTTGCTGCTGGAAACCTACCCATGGAGTAAAACGGTGATCGCCGTTACGGTGTTCATCAGCTTCGTGTTCTTCGTCACCTCGGCCGACTCCGGCACCGTGGTGCTCTCGACGCTGTCGGCCAAGGGCGGTAACGCCGATGAAGACGGGCCGAAATGGTTGCGGGTGTTCTGGGGCGCGATGACCGCGCTGGTCACCAGTGCATTATTGTTTGCCGGCAGCATCGATTCGTTGAAGTCAGCGGTGGTACTGACCTCGTTGCCGTTCTCGCTGATTCTGTTGCTGATGATGTGGGGGCTGCACAAGGCGTTCTACCTCGAATCGCAGAAGCAGATCGCCCAGCTGCA
Proteins encoded in this window:
- a CDS encoding ATP-binding cassette domain-containing protein; translation: MNAANAQLRLQIPPSSSAEQTELHPEFNRAHVRFISVGKTYNGQQGPVAALHGIDLAIQRGEVFGIIGRSGAGKSSLIRTINRLEQPSTGRVLIDQVDIGEFDEDRLVALRRRIGMIFQHFNLMSAKTVWQNVELPLKVAGVPKAEREQKVRELLELVGLQCKHQAYPAQLSGGQKQRVGIARALVHDPEILLCDEATSALDPETTQSILGLLREINQRLGLTIILITHEMAVIRDICDRVVVLEHGRIVEQGPVWEVFGNPQHEVSKTLLAPLQHGLPEELQSRLQAQAQSSESAVVLRLQFTGNSTDEPDLAALFSALGGRVRLLQGGVERIQGHALGQLLLAVTGSSLGAEELHQRASHWAQQVEVLGYVV
- a CDS encoding SfnB family sulfur acquisition oxidoreductase, translated to MSNLADANVQSDLDIPPLLLPAQVLRNDAQALEAARELAQVARLQAARRDQQRKLPWAEIEQFTRSGLGSIAIGKAFGGPEVSFVTIAEVFAIISAADPALGQIPQNHFGILNLLQHTANERQKKQLFQSVLDGWRIGNAGPERGTKNTLELKARITADGDGYVINGQKFYSTGALFAHWVAVKALNDDGKQVIAFVRRGTPGLRIVDDWSGFGQRTTASGTVLLNNVRVDADLVVENWRINDSPNIQGAVSQLIQAAIDAGIARGAIDDAISFVRERARPWIDANVERASDDLYVIADIGKLKIELHAAEALLRKAGNVLDQVSAAPVTAESAARASIAVAEAKVLTTEISLLASEKLFELAGSRATLAEFNLDRHWRNARVHTLHDPVRWKYHAVGTYHLNGTLPARHSWI
- a CDS encoding SfnB family sulfur acquisition oxidoreductase, coding for MTLSHPVAVITSDEQALVVASDLAEDFKRDSALRDRERRLPYPELEVFSRSGLWGISVPREYGGAGVSNVTLAKVIALIAQADGSLGQIPQNHFYALEVLRVNGTSEQKKRLYAEVLAGQRFGNALAELGTKTALHRVTSLTPDGNGFRINGRKFYSTGAIYAQRIPTTVVDENGVQQLAFVPRDSQGLTVIDDWSGFGQRTTGSGSVVFEDVYVSADDVIPFQSAFERPTPVGPLAQILHAAIDTGIARAAYEDALHFVRSKTRPWIDSGNDNATEDPLTIKSFGHLSIRLHATEALLERAGEFLDRAQADTNAETIAAASIAVAEARAISTEISLAAGSTLFELSGSQATLAEHGLDRHWRNARVHTLHDPVRWKYHAIGNYYLNDENPPLRGTI
- a CDS encoding LLM class flavin-dependent oxidoreductase, with product MPSPLTKKKKILLNAFNMNCIGHINHGLWTHPRDNSTQYKTVEYWTELAQLLERGLFDGLFIADIVGVYDVYQHSVDVPLKESIQLPVNDPLLLVSAMAAVTRNLGFGLTANLTYEPPYLFARRLSTLDHLSRGRVGWNIVTGYLDSAAKAMGLNEQIEHDRRYDQADEYLEVLYKLWEGSWESDAVINDREQRVYAQPSKVHKVEHHGEFYQVEGYHLCEPSPQRTPVLFQAGSSDRGLVFAGQHAECVFISGQNKATTKVQVDKVRASATAAGRNPEDIKVFMGLNVIVGATEELAWAKHAEYLSYASAEAGVAHFSASTGIDFSEYELDEPIQYVKSNAIQSATKNLQNNDWTRRKLLEQHALGGRYITVVGSPEQVADELESWIAETGLDGFNLTRIVTPESYVDFIDLVIPELQRRGSYKTAYDEGTLREKLFHAEAHLPEQHTGSTYRH
- a CDS encoding MetQ/NlpA family ABC transporter substrate-binding protein yields the protein MKNNLFTLPVKALALALGLFSSMTFATDTPLKIGTTAAFAIPLEAAVEEAGKQGLKVELVEFSDWIAPNVSLASGDIDVNYFQHIPFLENAKAAAGFDLVPFAPGIINNVGLYSKKYKSFDELPEGASVAIANDPINSGRGLQLLAKAGLISLKPGVGYKATEDDIVANPKKLKILQVEAVQLVRAYDDADLVQGYPAYIRLAKTFDAGSALLFDGLDHKEYVIQFVIQPKSKTDPRLIKFVDIYQHSPVVRAALDKAHGKLYQAGWEG